The proteins below come from a single Streptomyces sp. MRC013 genomic window:
- a CDS encoding phage tail protein: MAGNSASEIRVAGTGRVLVAPLGAALPTAFSANPSTDWGSAWVDLGYTTTDGVTFSKKDKLDPVETWQSISPARFVYSDRDLTLKFSMLQFNEDTLPFFMGGSKTDIVSGGTTNPGVFTFDVPDGPTFDERALGLEFTDGKNVTYRFVIPRGQVTATDDIKLARKAAASLGVTFTALSAGDGEPLATFVMKDPAYGTAPTTATA; this comes from the coding sequence ATGGCAGGCAACTCCGCTTCCGAGATCCGCGTCGCCGGTACCGGCCGGGTCCTGGTCGCCCCCCTGGGCGCCGCCCTCCCGACCGCCTTCTCCGCCAACCCGTCCACCGACTGGGGCAGCGCCTGGGTGGACCTCGGGTACACGACGACCGACGGGGTGACCTTCTCCAAGAAGGACAAGCTCGACCCGGTCGAGACGTGGCAGTCCATCAGCCCGGCCCGGTTCGTCTACTCGGACCGCGACCTGACGCTGAAGTTCTCCATGCTCCAGTTCAACGAGGACACGCTGCCGTTCTTCATGGGCGGCAGCAAGACCGACATCGTCTCCGGCGGCACCACCAACCCGGGCGTCTTCACCTTCGACGTCCCGGACGGCCCGACCTTCGACGAGCGGGCCCTCGGCCTGGAGTTCACCGACGGCAAGAACGTGACCTACCGCTTCGTCATCCCCCGCGGCCAGGTCACCGCCACCGACGACATCAAGCTCGCCCGCAAGGCGGCCGCCTCGCTCGGCGTCACCTTCACCGCGCTGTCGGCCGGCGACGGGGAACCGCTGGCCACCTTCGTCATGAAGGACCCGGCCTACGGCACGGCCCCCACCACCGCCACCGCCTGA